The Epilithonimonas zeae genome contains the following window.
CAGCAATGTGCATTTGGGTAACGTGAGAACTTTTTTGTCTTTCGATTTCATTTACAGAAGTCTCCAGTTTTTGGGCTATAAAGTCAGATATGTCAGAAATATTACTGACGCCGGACATTTGACGGATGATGGCGATATCAATAATGACAGGTTCATCAAGCAATCCAGACTTGAAAAGTTGGAACCAATGGAAATTGTTCAGAAATATACAGTTGATTTTCACGAAGTTTTGAAGAAATTTAATCTGCTTCCGCCAACCATTGAGCCGACTGCAACAGGTCACATCATCGAACAACTGGAACTCACAAAACTTTTGGTTGAAAAAGGTTTTGCATACGAAAGTAATGGTTCTGTTTATTTCGATGTTTTGGAATACAATGCAAGAGGACTTAATTACGGAGAATTGTCCAGAAGAAATATAGAAGAATTATTTGCTAATACAAGAGACCTTGACGGGCAAGGCGAGAAAAAAAATCCTCAGGATTTTGCACTTTGGAAAAAAGCATCTCCGGAACATATTATGAAGTGGCCTTCGCCTTGGGGAGAAGGTTTCCCGGGCTGGCACTTAGAATGTACTGCGATGAGCACCAAATATCTGGGTGACCAATTCGATATCCACGGTGGTGGAATGGATTTGAAATTTCCACACCACGAATGTGAAATCGCTCAAGGAAAAGCTTGCAATGGTGTAGAACCTGTAAAATATTGGATGCACGCGAATATGCTGACAATGAATGGTCAAAGAATGAGTAAATCAACCGGGAATTACATCCTCCCAATGGAATTAATTACTGGAAATAATGATTTCTTTGAAAAGGCTTTTCATCCAAGTGTGTTGAGATTTTGCTTTTTACAAGCACATTACAGAAGTGTTTTGGATATTTCCAATGATGCAATGTTGGCGAGTGAAAAAGGTTTCAATAGATTGATGGAAGCTGTGAAAATCCTAAATACGCAAGTTCCGACAGAAGGCGTCGAAACATCTTCTTTCGATTATAAAAACTGGAAAGAAAAAGTTTTGGAAGCTTTGTCGGACGATTTCAACAGTCCTATTTTGATTTCCCATTTATTCGAGGCTGTGAAGTTTATTTCGGCTTCAAAATTGGGTAAAGAAAGTATTTCAACAGAAGATTATGAAGATTTAAAACAATTCCTAAACGCCATTGTTTTTGATGTCTTAGGATTGCAAACCATAGAAGAATCTAATAATGATAAGCTTGACCAGACTTTGCAGGTTTTAATTGATTTGAGAAATCAGGCTAGAAAATCCAAGAATTGGGAACTTTCTGACCAGATCCGTGACCAGCTTCTTGAAAAAGGAATTGAGCTGAAAGATGGACGTGATGGAACAAGTTATGTTCTGAATTAATTCATTAAAACAATAAATATTTAAACCTTTCGTAAAAAACGGAAGGTTTTTTTGTTGATGTAAGTATTATATTGTAGAAATACTTAACTTAGTGTCAATTAATTAAACACTTTTACTATGAAAAAATCTCTATCAACTGTACTTTTATTGTTTATTGGTGCAAGTTCTTTTGCTCAGCAAGATATTTTTGCATTGACAGGAAAAGACGCTACAAATATTATTTTTCAGGATTTCCGTGCTTTGGATTCTAAGAAAGGCATTACTGAGAATATTCTTTTGTCTGGAAAAGACCAACCCAGAATTTATTCCAGCAAATTAAACAAAGAAATTTCTGAAGATAATAAATCTTCAGCCAATGCTTTATCCAGTCAAATTGCAGCTTTAGCTGTCGATGGAAGAGGGAAATTGGTTTATATGCCGATGTTTTCTTCCAATATTTATATTTTGGATTCCAAAACAAAAGACATCACTTTGCTGGAAAATAATCTTTCCAATCCAACATCTTGTGACACTGGTTCTCAGTTTTCCAGAATGGCGACAGGAAATGATGGAAATGTTTATACGCTTTCAAATTCAGGTTCTCAACTTTTGAAGATTTTTTATAAAGACGGAAAATATGCGGTTACAGATTTAGGCGTTGTGAAAGATGATTCTGGAAATGGAGAAAATCAGTTAAGCAAAATGCAGACTGGCTTTGGAGGCGATATGATTGCTGATGATAATAACAATATCTATGTTTTTTCAGCTTTTGGAAGTGTCTTCAAAGTATCTTTGAATGATATGAAAGCTAAATTCATCGGGAAAATAAAATCTTTGCCTGAGAATTTTTCCATCAATGGAGTTGCTGTCAATTCTGAAGGGAAAATCATTTTGGCAAGTGCAAAAGGTGGTTTTTTCCATAGCTTGAATCTCGAAACTTTGCAGGCGGAAAAGATGAATAATAATCTTAATATGCCGATTTATGACCTTGGAAGTCCTTATGTTTTGAAATCAAATAAATTGGCGGTTGACATTAATAAAAATGATATTTACCCGACAAAAGTTTCCGAAGGTTTTGTGAATGTAAGAATTGCCAATAATCAAAAAGGAAATGCTAATGTGAAAGTTTACAACGCTTCCGGAAATCTGGTTTCTAATCAAACCATTACCAATATTTCCAATTCTGAAAACCGAATTGAATTAGGAAAATTAGTTTCCGGTGTTTATGTGGTCAATGTGGAATCTGAAAATGGGAAAACAATTGTTTCTAAGAAAATTGTTGTTAGATAA
Protein-coding sequences here:
- a CDS encoding T9SS type A sorting domain-containing protein produces the protein MKKSLSTVLLLFIGASSFAQQDIFALTGKDATNIIFQDFRALDSKKGITENILLSGKDQPRIYSSKLNKEISEDNKSSANALSSQIAALAVDGRGKLVYMPMFSSNIYILDSKTKDITLLENNLSNPTSCDTGSQFSRMATGNDGNVYTLSNSGSQLLKIFYKDGKYAVTDLGVVKDDSGNGENQLSKMQTGFGGDMIADDNNNIYVFSAFGSVFKVSLNDMKAKFIGKIKSLPENFSINGVAVNSEGKIILASAKGGFFHSLNLETLQAEKMNNNLNMPIYDLGSPYVLKSNKLAVDINKNDIYPTKVSEGFVNVRIANNQKGNANVKVYNASGNLVSNQTITNISNSENRIELGKLVSGVYVVNVESENGKTIVSKKIVVR
- the cysS gene encoding cysteine--tRNA ligase; this encodes MQLKIYNSLSGEKEIFKPILEGNIGMYVCGPTVYSNVHLGNVRTFLSFDFIYRSLQFLGYKVRYVRNITDAGHLTDDGDINNDRFIKQSRLEKLEPMEIVQKYTVDFHEVLKKFNLLPPTIEPTATGHIIEQLELTKLLVEKGFAYESNGSVYFDVLEYNARGLNYGELSRRNIEELFANTRDLDGQGEKKNPQDFALWKKASPEHIMKWPSPWGEGFPGWHLECTAMSTKYLGDQFDIHGGGMDLKFPHHECEIAQGKACNGVEPVKYWMHANMLTMNGQRMSKSTGNYILPMELITGNNDFFEKAFHPSVLRFCFLQAHYRSVLDISNDAMLASEKGFNRLMEAVKILNTQVPTEGVETSSFDYKNWKEKVLEALSDDFNSPILISHLFEAVKFISASKLGKESISTEDYEDLKQFLNAIVFDVLGLQTIEESNNDKLDQTLQVLIDLRNQARKSKNWELSDQIRDQLLEKGIELKDGRDGTSYVLN